Proteins co-encoded in one Neoarius graeffei isolate fNeoGra1 chromosome 11, fNeoGra1.pri, whole genome shotgun sequence genomic window:
- the LOC132893628 gene encoding uncharacterized protein LOC132893628, with protein MGEASRKSSDSTSSMEDVSDRFRFFKVLLPPPDNIPSLGQQFSSPAAHSLRQILLPFPEFPNSLPELEANRKSFSMASPKTSHTRVFCFRLSRVAGKGGSLGVLILSKADRLKEERALAITSLNKCDVEVYAPGTGSKTKGVIYGVPTELSDEDILGKAKGAEVSEVKRFQITKDNMRVASQTVLLTFESESIPRRIEIGYLSFQVKPYIRPPLRCFNCHTYGHVAAVCRKKRKCGKCGGDHNYEDCASALCCPNCGEAHSAGFKGCRFYANAVEVQKIRTYERVSYAEAVKRVGHANRPSQQPARIFTPPSDSLIIKKTDFLAFITDVLTGLKFSKVVKKSDVIRIVSLSAAKYLQILNGRTICCGEKASLSNCSSMVSMEGCLAGLRISWKIELSR; from the exons ATGGGTGAAGCTTCCCGCAAatcctcagactccacctcctccaTGGAGGATGTGTCGGACAGGTTCAGGTTCTtcaaagtgctccttccaccacctgacaatatccccagtttgGGTCAGCAGTTCTCCTCCCCGGCTGCACACAGCCTGAGGCAAATCCTGCTTCCCTTTCCTGAATTTCCGAACAGTTTACCAGAACTTGAGGCCAACCgaaagtccttctccatggcctccccaaagaCCTCCCACACCCGGGTTTTTTGCTTCAGACTGAGCCGGGTGGCAGGCAAAGGTGGGAGCCTGGGTGTGCTGATCCTCAGCAAAGCAGACAGATTGAAGGAG GAACGTGCGCTTGCTATAacatctctgaacaagtgcgatgTGGAGGTTTACGCACCGGGGACAGGCTCTAAGACTAAAGGTGTGATCTATGGGGTGCCTACTGAGCTATCAGATGAAGATATCTTGGGTAAAGCGAAAGGAGCAGAGGTCTCCGAAGTAAAGCGCTTCCAAATAACGAAAGATAACATGAGAGTGGCCAGCCAAACAGTCTTATTAACATTTGAGTCAGAATCTATCCCCAGGCGGATTGAAATTGGGTACTTGAGCTTTCAAGTTAAGCCCTACATTAGACCCCCGCTGCGATGCTTTAATTGTCACACATATGGACATGTGGCGGCTGTATgtagaaagaaaagaaagtgtgGTAAGTGCGGGGGAGACCATAACTATGAGGATTGTGCGTCAGCTttatgctgcccgaactgtggagAAGCGCATAGTGCAGGCTTTAAAGGGTGCCGCTTCTATGCGAACGCCGTAGAAGTGCAAAAAATTAGAACTTATGAACGCGTGTCATATGCTGAAGCTGTGAAAAGAGTGGGTCATGCTAACCGCCCCTCTCAACAACCTGCTAGAATCTTCACTCCTCCGAGCGATAGCCTTATCATTAAGAAAACTGATTTCCTGGCTTTTATCACTGACGTGCTTACTGGGCTTAAGTTTTCTAAGGTGGTTAAAAAGTCAGATGTGATCCGGATTGTTTCATTGTCAGCAGCGAAATATCTGCAG ATATTGAACGGGCGTACGATATGCTGTGGAGAGAAGGCCTCCTTGTCAAACTGCTCAAGTATGGTGTCAATGGAAGGCTGTTTAGCTGGATTAAGAATTTCTTGGAAGATCGAACTATCCAGGTAA